A segment of the Bombus huntii isolate Logan2020A chromosome 14, iyBomHunt1.1, whole genome shotgun sequence genome:
aaaaatgtGAATCTTTGCAAAAGTTAATAGAACCATGTAGACCACTTGCACATGGAATATATGATCACTTACAATGTGTTAGACAAAGCATTAAACACGAATTACGTTTAGAAAGATTAATACttattttaaaagaatatGGAGAATATCCTGGAAAATATCGAGTATTAATATGGTCGACTATTCTAAATTTGCCAGCTAATAAATGTTCATATAATGCCTTGGCTAATAAAGCTGCTAGTATAAATTTCACTTCAGACATTTTAAAAAACTATCCATTAGCAAGTAGAAGTaaacatatattattaatgaCTACTGTTCATTGCTTAATACAATGGTGTCCTTTATTAGTACAATGTTCATTTTTACCAAATTTAGTTTTTCCAtttcttattatatttcaggtaataaaatatataatatatattcataatataCTGAAACAGATGACACATCAAGAGAAATTAActgctttatttttattacagaaAGATCTACTACTTGGCTTTGAACTCATTTTAActatattattgaattattgtCAAAAGTGGTTTGAATATCATCCTTTACCACCATTAAATGTGTTaggtataatagaaaatattcttctACAAGCAGATCCATCCTTGTTAAATGTTTTTTGTGAACGAGGAATAACATCTAGTGAATATGCATGGCCTCTTTTAAAGACTGGTATGAGTGAAGTCTTATCTGGTCCTGAGTGGTTAATTTTATGGGATAATCTAATATCCTGTAAAAAACCTTCACTTCTATTGATGAGTATTGTTGCATACAGTATATGTTCCcgcgaaattattatttcttcattaCAAGCACAAGAAAgtattaaaagatattttactAAACAAGGTCATATTGGCGCACATGAATTACTAAAAGTTGCTCAACAGCTTGATAATAATTTACCATTAAGAATACATCCTAGCCATTACCTTAGGTAAAGCAATTTTCTTTTGATTGCaacaatatttttgtattgttatattaagcattatattacatattatgtTTTCTAGGGATGAAGTAATTACATTACCTTCCAAAGGGCCATATCCACCATTTATGTTACATGATTTTCCCAAATTTTTAACAGATGAAATCTCTGTTCTCGAATTAGAaaagttaaagaaaaaacaaagaatTATGCGTCAATGCAATcaaaaaattatagaaattgcAGAAATAAATAGACTGGAACATGAAGCAAAAGCTTTTATGGATCAAATCAATCAAACAAGATTAAAGGGTACTGTATATTCTTGAAACATTACAGCAATATATAAATTGTGGGAAttcaaatttgtttcttttagaGGCACACAAATCTTTCAAACAACAATTGTTTGATGCGAATTGGGAAATAAGAACAGAACAAAGACCAACAGAAACATATAAAGCTAGTTGTGAATGTATTTGTGATCAATTTCATGGTACCTTGCATTTAAATTTAGATACTACAAGTGATAAAGATATTGTATGTTCGAAAAATGGCAAAACAAAACGTTATTTTCAGTTACAAGAAGATGTGAACAAATTAGAATATGAAGTACAAAGTTTTTTGAGTTCTTTAAGATCTCAAAAATCAAGAGTAGTTAATAGTTAacatgttttatatattacaagattataataaaagaattaatatttcttttgtatcatGTTTGCAGAAATAAAGATTTTAATGTAAAAAGATGTTATACAGTATTTAAAACTCTGTTGAGATttactaatttatatttactaaaatttttatacaatatttataatttgtaagtATTATGACATATCTTCATAAATTGAATTACAAAATAACAAAACATTTCTATATATAGacttattttacaaaaatattgttttgttgTTATAAAAATGCTCTTTTATTTAAATGCTTGGTTTGAGAATGTTAATATTGCACTTTATATTGTCTAAAccctttaaataaaaaattgtgcaTTTTATGTTACTTCAGAAAGATTAATCATATTGAACAAATGAGTGAACAGGTACACCAAGCTTTTCTCTTCCCTTTAATCCAGTTAATTCAATTATTGTTAAACATTCAATCACTTCAGCACCAGTTGATTTTATTAAACTTATTGCAGCTAGCATAGAACCTATGGACacattattgttaaaaccCACTTTTCTACTTGTAAAATACTaaggatatttatttttttgttattatatattaattaccTCCTGTTGCTAGTAAATCATCTACGATAAGTACTCTTGTACctttttttatatgttttgtTTGTATTTCAAAAGTATCCTGTACAAATGAAACCCAGAAATAATATTGAAAGTAAcattaaagtaaaatataccTATAATTACAATACTCtacaaattttgttttatatatgaACCTGTCCATATTCAAGAGTAAAAGTATGTTGCACAACGTTTCCTGGgagttttccttttttcctaaCTGGTAAAAAAGGTTTTCCCAATTCCATGCATATGATTGGACCAAAAAGAAAACCTCTTGAATCTAAACCTACAACCAAATCAACTTCCAAAAATAAAATGTGCTCCACTATTAAATCTTTCATTGCTCTCAATGCTACAATGTTGCGAAATACTCCAAATATATctctgaaaatatataataaagcTCAAAGTACAATAATATTACTTTATGAACACAAGCAATTTTTCACATGATAATATTTGACATTAACTATATAACCCTAATAaatcaaaaaatataatattaattaaataatgtaattttattatttaccgATATATAATGCCAGGCTTTGGAAAATTGGGATAAATATCGATTGCATCTCGTAACAATTGAATTTTTTCGTCTTTATTCATATTGAGTAGATAACGACACTGAAAACAATAAACGATTTTCattgtattataatgaaataacatataactaaacaagtaattatatacataccgTAACAAGAAATTATGggaattgaaattataaaaagaaaaatttatatacacgtattttaatttaagAGATCATGTGATTTCTATGGTTACACGTGCACTATTGCGTTAAAAATTAACATAAACGTCATCTTGCGTTACAAGATACAAACTATGatttactttttaattcaaagTTATCATATTGAGATTACataatttttgataaataatttgttttgaatttttaacTTCTATCGTTAATAATTGAAAACATTTCAATTGcaaatataagtaaaaatatgggctcgtgtaaaattaaaatttatttcatacaaaattcACTCAACTTTTTACGGAATTGATAATAATagttatgtaatattttacaatgaaGTCACACATCATTTTTGCacattttaattttacgaaaCTATTTACagaatgtaatatattttaaaattaataatatattacaacGAAAAGCATTCAGTGACAATGCTGTACAATacaaaaatgttataaatttattcctTGAAACTTACAAGAGATATTTACATTTCCATATATGTATGCAAGCATCGAGTGATAAAAACATTGAAAAACTGTAAGAAACTAACTGTGttattatatatcatatttcCTTATTTAAGATGTTAATTTCATACAATTTCTTTTTGATCATATATTATTAGCtagtataaattattatggcAGTGTAGAAACTGGGTGTTTTAAATACTCTTAGACTATACTATAATCATCCGTTCATACCACTTTTCTGATctatttaattgtatttttatttatccttaaaattcttacaatttattatttattaatctcTTTAAAATTATCGATTTTATGACTAGTAGCTCATAGAAACAATCTTATACAATAAGATCAAATACAACATTCTTCATTTCAACCaaaaaaattcgatttcaacatttttaaatagtCAACAACAAATAAgctgtaattatttataaaatgagaAACGGAATTGTATACTCGGTGGAAATGAATTAAACTTTTGTTGTAGCTAGTAATTTAATGTAATGTGCTTTATGAGTTATTTCAAATTCCTGTGCTGGCAGGAAACATTGTGTCTGTATCCTAGGATGTCTTACCCTTCTCAGAACGCTTCTACCAATTACTGCAATTGTGATTAAAAGAACGCAACTAGCTCCGATTATCGCTAGAACAATTAGCTCTGTATTTTGTTTGAACCCTTGCACTTCGACGCAGCGTAATCTATCTCGGTTATCTACAAAGTTTGCAATAACATCTTCTTCATTGACATCATCAAGACTTGCACAAACTTTATAGTGACCAGGCAACAATACCCCTAATGTTACAAACGTTAAACTGCAATTCAGTTTTTGTTTATGCACCGCAGATTCAGCGTCAAAAACGATAACAGAGAGTTCGCATTCAGGCAGATTCGACTTTTTTGAGATTGATAAACTAACATCGACGTGCAAGAAGCCTTGGTCAGATACGTTTACATGTACTGCAGTTATTCTAGTATCTAATGATGAAGAAAACTCTGATACGGTAGTTTCTTGATCTTGCTGTAACTCTCGTTTAGATTCTTCTAATGTAATCACATCACTGCAACCCAAACCTAAAGAAACATCATCATAACTATTTGGTACTAGAAGTACTACACAATAGCGATATTTATGGCCTGGTTGTAAATGTAATGAGGCAGGTATGGCAACCGGGAGTGAACAGGGATCTCTCATCATACGAGAATCGCAATGAAGAGAACTAGAATCTGTTTGAACCTCACTGTCACCTATGGTTTCATAGACAATTAAATTATCACATGTATACTGTTCTGCACATGGTTCTACATGCCATAAGAGATTGATACCAGTTGATTTATCATAGTGAAATTCTTTCAATGTTAATTGAGCACCAGCTAAAGGCAGTCTGGTCATGATTGGTGGTGTCGGCTCTCCACAAAGGAGACTACCGGGAGAGACTTGTGTCAGTATACCATTTTCCAAAGCGGGTGGAGTTGCGCAGACCGCCGAAGATTTATCTTCCTCGTTCAAGCTAGAGTTGCTTAACCAGTTGGCGAATTCTAGAAGCGTACAGTCACAATTCAAAGGATTATCGGCCAAAGAAAGTTTTGTGAGTCGTAATTTGGACGTTGGTACATCGCTGGCCACCATTGTGATATCATTATCATCGAGACGTAGATCTTGAAGACTTTTTAGCGGTACGACTAAGTCAGCAGTCAGAGATCGCAGAAAATTATGAGTCAAATCCAGTGTTGTTAGTCTTTCCAAGTGTGCCAAAGAAGCACTGGATACCGCAACGATTCGATTATTTGCTAAATCCAGTCTGGTAAGAGTcgacaaatatttaaacgaaTGATCTTCCAGTACATCAATCTATATAAAATGCAAAAATGAAACATTCCCTCAAGATATATACTTTCTAGTGTATTTAATATTCACGGACATGAATTACCTGATTATGGCTTAAGCTCAGATAAGTTAAATTTCTTAAACCCCCAAGGGCTCCTTGCTGTACATTTATTAGTTCGTTTTCGGACACGGTAAGAAAATGTAATCGTGGCATTTGAGGAAGAAGATTTGGACCCATTGGACCCAATAATAGATTGTTAGACAGATCAAGTTCCTCCAAACTTTTAAGCCCTCTGAGTGCCGAGAGAGCAGATACGCTTAAACGATTACCACGCATCCTCAATGAGCGTAGCAAAGGTACTGCAGCGAAAGCTTGAGGCGATAATTGTGACAATAAATTGTCGCATAGATCTAAATATGTCAGGTTCGACAATCcctgaaatatttatgtatatttctaTCAACTCTATTGATCAGTTCAGAATTCACATTTagcattttttttataattatttaaaatacatatttaaaatatatatcattttaaagaattttaattacctTAAAAGACTCAGCTTCTAACATCTTTAGTTTATTCTGAGATAGATCCAATCTTTCTAAGCCGACCAAATGCGACAAAGCCGTAGTAGGTACAGAATCTAATAAATTGTTCGGAAGTCCAAGGGCTTGAAGAGGTGTTACAAGACCAATAAAAGCGTTTTCATGGACGCGTCTCAATTCTCCGGTAGAAACAACGAGTCCGTGCAAAGCAACATCTTCCAGAAAGCGCGCtggtagcaaagagattcctgTCACTGTTACATCCAATAAGGAGATCGTTCCTGGACGACTGAATCTCAAATGTTTGCTGATAATCTGCGCAAAAAAGTATtccaattaaataattaaatatttaatttaattgaacGTATAATATAATCCTACTATGGTTCGTAACATGGATACAAATTATATTGAATGAGTTAATCTCGTGACAAATTTAATTAGTCATTCTGTATTGCATAACAAGAGTCATTTGATTCGTGAAGGTATTGTAAGACAGGATATTCGTCGAGGTAACTAGTAGTAACGGGACATTCAACGCAAAGCAACGAACTTGTACGAGACAGAAGAGAGGCTACACAATGGTTTCTTGGACAATACACACGGCTTGTATTTCATTGGCAGTATATACACCCACGCTTGCTTGGCGGGTTGTTAAAAAACAGCTGACCtcgataatatagaaaaataataaatctgtGATGGATTTGATTCACGCCGCAACAGATGTTCTTAGATATAAAgaagatttttatattataactgCGAGGCATATAAAActataaattttaacaaaaaaaaactGCACTTCCATACTTACGCGTGATTACATACTATTGCGTGATTTAGTTAAACATACATGCAATtattactaaataaataactcATCGACCCatattatacacatatatgcatataaaataaagtatttcgCGCGTATAAAAATTACCTGCAGTGTTGTTCTATCACCGGTGCATCTCAACGTGTGTGGTAAGTCGCAAGAACACTCAACGCCCGCTTTTGTAATATTTGGACACTCCCAAACCATGTCAGAAGAAGGCGAGGAGGATGCGTGGGACGGGTCttgaatattttcttcatCCTGGCTTTTTACCGCATTTGACGAATTAACCATCGCCTTCTCGACTTTATTTAAACTAGATATGGTTGTGACCACTGGTGCCGAGGTGGTCGTAGAGATCGCGTTGGTGGTCGTTTCATCTTCCAAGAAACCATCTATCGTTGCGTCCATGCAAGACGCTATCGTTGTTAACAATAAGATTAGGGAACATCGAGACGTCCACAGCATtctgaaatataattatttctaaaaattcatGTAACCGTAGAACAATATCCCTCTGATCACGGTAAACGCacttaatatatttacatgaTATTATATAGGAAAGAAATGAGCACGAATAATGGCGCAACGAGTGTCGACTGAATTTCGTCCTATAACTTTCCGTCTTGTCATTCCAGTACAATCATCCGTTTCAATTAACCCAACTCTTTATCTTTCGATCGCCTCAAAATTTACAGTCTAACTTCCAACATGAATAACCAATaatctaataataaattcatgtaacaaaattattagtAAAACTATCTGAAATCAATGTCCCATGCTTATTACACTGAATTATGGCTCGTCGCACGAAACGATTTAGACAAGTTGATAGAGTTGGATCGAAGACTGCAACAgcaaacaaatacaaaaaatagacAACATGTATTGAATCTactgcttccaatgtatctcagGTATTGGTCTAATTGTCAGATgtaattttactatttgcaaAACGCAGAGGTTGATGGAGTACGTTTCCAGATATCGCAATTTGGTCAAGAGACTGATAGTTTGTCATGATCAAATGGTTCAGACACAGAAACGAGACCTGATAAAACGGGTTCTGGATTGTACGGTCGGCCGAATGCTAGAATACAAGCGAGAGATCGTTAACTTGGACTATAACGATTATCAGTTtagtaatttcattttatatcgtttataTGTAACAGaagatatgtatatgtatatattaacaCTAACCGTTCAGATGGCCTGATGACTTTATGAACCAATTTAAGTATACGCCGGACGATGTGGAAATTCTTGTGTCCGCGTCTGGTAAAGACATCGTGGAACAACGTAGAGAACGTATTCAGAAACTGATGGAAGACGCTTACAAAAGTTATAAAATTACTCCATCTTATTACGAtactttttaatgaaataagtatactgtggatttttattcatttatgaGGCATTTAAAGAACTCTTCCCGCCACATTTCCCGTCTTTTATACGAGTGATTtaagatatacagggtggttggtaactggtggtacaagcggaaagggggtgattctacgcgaaaaaagaagtcgaaaatatagaataaaaatttttcgtttggggctttgttttcgagaaaatcgactttggattttcgctcggtacgcgtggggtacgttataacggatctcactgtagatcgttgtctcgatggaaaaattaaaaaaaaaaaaatttttattctacattttcgacttcttttttcgcgtagaatcaccccctttccgcttgtactaccagttaccaaccaccctgtatatgtcgGAAATATATGTCTTTATCAACCCTTGAACATTTAAAAAGTATTACTAACACTAATTATGCAGATTAATAAAGAAGTTGAACTAACATATCATCTACTTTCAAAAGGTTTATATCTTGAATCACATCATTCTCTTCTTCaactatttcacattaaaatttcgttttaacCACCAAGTGATATAAAAACCAGAGAATCAATAAAAATTTGGtctttatatataatttctaatgTAAACTTCTTGTTATAATACTTCGAGGGTAAATCTTCTCTACCCAAATACCGTTTCTTCAGTTGCATTCATAAAACTATgaatttccatacaatttCATAGGCTAGAAAAAGCACGCAACTTTTACattactttatttcaaataGCACCCGAAGAACTTGAGAGCGAAGTACTTCCTGAGGAGTATGAAGTGGAGACGATCGAATATCAGGAAGACGCGCCAAAATTGCGGAGGAGAAGAGTTAAAGAAAAAACCTCAGCACCGTCGCCTATCCAAGAATCACCAGAAAGAATAGCGGCTCGAAAAGCTCAAGAAGCTCGAGAAGCTGCTGAACAATCCATGCTGGCAGCGATATTGCTCATTCAATCTCACGAAAGAGCAAGAATGGCTCGTTGTGTTGGAATAGACGGTGAAGATTCTATGAATAAATCATTGTTTACggttaataatttcaataaaagtGTTATAATATCGTAGCGCAACGAATGTACGATTATGGTAGGAAAGTACAGGCGGGAACGATCGTGTCGAAAAAATTGCACAAAAGTACGTACGAGAATGCTGCGAAAACCATACAGCGAGCCTGGAGAATATACGCAGCGAGGAAGAGGATGAGAAATCGGATCGCGCGTACGGAAGAATTGTTAGGTATGACGATACCTAGCTGGAAGTCACAAGAAGTTTTTGAGAaagataaacaaaattttcagAAGAAATTGACGTTAATGCCGGTGTTTGCTGATAGAATCACGAAAGAGACAGAGAAGGAGCGAGCAAGAGTAACCTTctgttaaattaatattttaacttcTTCACCCAGCGAATGTTGGATCATTGGATCACGAGCGaccaatattttattttattgcgaTAAAGTGAAGGATCTTCTGAAAagctttttatttatactacaGTTAAATTTGTTTAATCTTACTGCGGTTCTTAAATTTTTGTGTCTTAATATTGTTCGATATACAGAAAGACTTTCAAGAGTCGTAGAAAATCATTTGTAAAAAGTTAAAGTATGAAATTACACATATCAATCACGgttctttcatattttctttaaacttaGGACCTTTCCTAACAATAAAGAATGACACAGAGGACACAtcagaattaaaaaatgaaatcaaCCATGTTTGAT
Coding sequences within it:
- the LOC126873011 gene encoding TBC1 domain family member 31 isoform X2, with protein sequence MYKKKWQNLRKLDNNSYELEPEAIKRIQCPSKVNFSHIAFDWTEEHFIASDTAGYLYYIDLMNNCPSYQKLGNVGRATFVAFNPINKLEILVGLATADIKILRINADVSQFRLLIAHKVPPVYVSFYKNYCLTSSHKEVIIWCLNSCNKARQLRACPKNFIIKKTSFSNLGHIVVLYYNDTFQVWNFNQLENNVKIDAKIFGIRNIKDFVFTQNGRAMIIVSTQNKIIILNTCNWNLMKTLNLPDNFIGVKYLSLVPSLDSGTISIMACILSSSNLYFFDLNQSCVIDILQVTKPIKKIAVSSAGRYIAYIEKEGHLKLIISEKLFSKKCESLQKLIEPCRPLAHGIYDHLQCVRQSIKHELRLERLILILKEYGEYPGKYRVLIWSTILNLPANKCSYNALANKAASINFTSDILKNYPLASRSKHILLMTTVHCLIQWCPLLVQCSFLPNLVFPFLIIFQKDLLLGFELILTILLNYCQKWFEYHPLPPLNVLGIIENILLQADPSLLNVFCERGITSSEYAWPLLKTGMSEVLSGPEWLILWDNLISCKKPSLLLMSIVAYSICSREIIISSLQAQESIKRYFTKQGHIGAHELLKVAQQLDNNLPLRIHPSHYLRDEVITLPSKGPYPPFMLHDFPKFLTDEISVLELEKLKKKQRIMRQCNQKIIEIAEINRLEHEAKAFMDQINQTRLKEAHKSFKQQLFDANWEIRTEQRPTETYKASCECICDQFHGTLHLNLDTTSDKDIVCSKNGKTKRYFQLQEDVNKLEYEVQSFLSSLRSQKSRVVNS
- the LOC126873011 gene encoding TBC1 domain family member 31 isoform X1; amino-acid sequence: MYKKKWQNLRKLDNNSYELEPEAIKRIQCPSKVNFSHIAFDWTEEHFIASDTAGYLYYIDLMNNCPSYQKLGNVGRATFVAFNPINKLEILVGLATADIKILRINADVSQFRLLIAHKVPPVYVSFYKNYCLTSSHKEVIIWCLNSCNKARQLRACPKNFIIKKTSFSNLGHIVVLYYNDTFQVWNFNQLENNVKIDAKIFGIRNIKDFVFTQNGRAMIIVSTQNKIIILNTCNWNLMKTLNLPDNFIGVKYLSLVPSLDSGTISIMACILSSSNLYFFDLNQSCVIDILQVTKPIKKIAVSSAGRYIAYIEKEGHLKLIISEKLFSKKCESLQKLIEPCRPLAHGIYDHLQCVRQSIKHELRLERLILILKEYGEYPGKYRVLIWSTILNLPANKCSYNALANKAASINFTSDILKNYPLASRSKHILLMTTVHCLIQWCPLLVQCSFLPNLVFPFLIIFQVIKYIIYIHNILKQMTHQEKLTALFLLQKDLLLGFELILTILLNYCQKWFEYHPLPPLNVLGIIENILLQADPSLLNVFCERGITSSEYAWPLLKTGMSEVLSGPEWLILWDNLISCKKPSLLLMSIVAYSICSREIIISSLQAQESIKRYFTKQGHIGAHELLKVAQQLDNNLPLRIHPSHYLRDEVITLPSKGPYPPFMLHDFPKFLTDEISVLELEKLKKKQRIMRQCNQKIIEIAEINRLEHEAKAFMDQINQTRLKEAHKSFKQQLFDANWEIRTEQRPTETYKASCECICDQFHGTLHLNLDTTSDKDIVCSKNGKTKRYFQLQEDVNKLEYEVQSFLSSLRSQKSRVVNS
- the LOC126873034 gene encoding adenine phosphoribosyltransferase, which produces MNKDEKIQLLRDAIDIYPNFPKPGIIYRDIFGVFRNIVALRAMKDLIVEHILFLEVDLVVGLDSRGFLFGPIICMELGKPFLPVRKKGKLPGNVVQHTFTLEYGQDTFEIQTKHIKKGTRVLIVDDLLATGGSMLAAISLIKSTGAEVIECLTIIELTGLKGREKLGVPVHSFVQYD
- the LOC126873408 gene encoding uncharacterized protein LOC126873408, which gives rise to MVASDVPTSKLRLTKLSLADNPLNCDCTLLEFANWLSNSSLNEEDKSSAVCATPPALENGILTQVSPGSLLCGEPTPPIMTRLPLAGAQLTLKEFHYDKSTGINLLWHVEPCAEQYTCDNLIVYETIGDSEVQTDSSSLHCDSRMMRDPCSLPVAIPASLHLQPGHKYRYCVVLLVPNSYDDVSLGLGCSDVITLEESKRELQQDQETTVSEFSSSLDTRITAVHVNVSDQGFLHVDVSLSISKKSNLPECELSVIVFDAESAVHKQKLNCSLTFVTLGVLLPGHYKVCASLDDVNEEDVIANFVDNRDRLRCVEVQGFKQNTELIVLAIIGASCVLLITIAVIGRSVLRRVRHPRIQTQCFLPAQEFEITHKAHYIKLLATTKV
- the LOC126873024 gene encoding insulin-like growth factor-binding protein complex acid labile subunit; this encodes MLWTSRCSLILLLTTIASCMDATIDGFLEDETTTNAISTTTSAPVVTTISSLNKVEKAMVNSSNAVKSQDEENIQDPSHASSSPSSDMVWECPNITKAGVECSCDLPHTLRCTGDRTTLQIISKHLRFSRPGTISLLDVTVTGISLLPARFLEDVALHGLVVSTGELRRVHENAFIGLVTPLQALGLPNNLLDSVPTTALSHLVGLERLDLSQNKLKMLEAESFKGLSNLTYLDLCDNLLSQLSPQAFAAVPLLRSLRMRGNRLSVSALSALRGLKSLEELDLSNNLLLGPMGPNLLPQMPRLHFLTVSENELINVQQGALGGLRNLTYLSLSHNQVIHVREY